A stretch of the Capsicum annuum cultivar UCD-10X-F1 chromosome 8, UCD10Xv1.1, whole genome shotgun sequence genome encodes the following:
- the LOC107840407 gene encoding AP-3 complex subunit sigma, whose translation MIKGVILMNDKGKPRLVKFYDYHPAEKQQELIRRLYGVLSSRAEDVSNFVKVDSLFGPDTRLVYKTYATLHILFIFDSSENELAMLDLMQVFVEAMDKCFSNVRELDIVFNFNKVHAILDEIILGGQVLETSSSEVVKAVEEISKMERAANSLMAVPSITGWQGR comes from the exons ATGATAAAGGGTGTAATATTGATGAACGATAAGGGCAAACCCCGTCTTGTCAAATTCTACGATTATCAT CCTGCAGAGAAGCAGCAAGAGTTGATTCGAAGACTATATGGAG TTTTATCCAGTAGAGCAGAAGATGTAAGCAATTTCGTCAAGGTTGACTCCCTTTTTGGACCG GATACTCGGCTTGTGTACAAGACTTATGCCACACtacatattttattcatatttgacAGCTCAGAGAATGAGCTTGCAATGCTTGATCTCATGCAAG TATTTGTGGAGGCAATGGACAAGTGTTTCAGTAATGTACGTGAACTTGATATAGTATTCAATTTCAACAAG GTGCATGCTATATTAGACGAGATCATTTTGGGAGGTCAAGTTCTTGAGACAAGTTCCTCAGAAGTGGTGAAGGCTGTGGAAGAAATCTCTAA GATGGAAAGGGCTGCAAATTCACTCATGGCAGTTCCATCAATAACTGGCTGGCAAGGTCGATAG